A DNA window from Rhinolophus sinicus isolate RSC01 linkage group LG10, ASM3656204v1, whole genome shotgun sequence contains the following coding sequences:
- the DALRD3 gene encoding DALR anticodon-binding domain-containing protein 3 translates to MATGRLGIEETLGALNAALGPGGPVWFKETRSRHLRARDFLAPRRALEARFGDGQVPERVFHAVSDLQGPGVAPVLRCAPTPAGLALQLQRSAVFERVLSAVEAYAAPAAPATPGPRVVLHCPALRAAPCALRMSQLRVILVADHLARALHAHGVSVCLVPAVRDPHMSTFLQQLWVDWPATSERAETESLRIRALAELSPAGDRGALPPGVLGSVCLKDLLEERGHAAGYDPNLDNCLVTEDLLSVLAELRAALLHWPEAVAPRAGADSCMVVHVVSCQEEFQQQKLDLLWWKLDDQAPLIQKHLVCGSVKVAGAPGTLTAPEYYELRHVQVCKASALKYSRDLTEDPAWTETFRILSVATIKFEMLSTAPQGQLVLALADSSISTKGTKSGTFVMYNCARLATLFEGYKHSMEQGLYPPFPPVSSLDFSLLHDEGEWLLLFNSILPFPAVLSQAAALDGTAAGLHIAARTEMVCKSLVKLSMDFSSYYNRVHILGEPRPHLFGQMFARLQLLRAVREVLHTGLAMLGLPPLSHI, encoded by the exons ATGGCGACGGGGCGCCTTGGGATCGAAGAGACTCTGGGGGCCCTTAACGCGGCCCTGGGACCTGGCGGCCCCGTGTGGTTCAAGGAGACGCGCTCCCGCCACCTACGTGCCCGAGACTTCCTGGCGCCGCGGCGCGCGCTGGAGGCGCGCTTCGGGGACGGACAG GTGCCCGAGCGTGTGTTCCATGCGGTGAGCGACCTGCAGGGCCCCGGCGTGGCTCCCGTGCTGCGCTGCGCGCCGACCCCCGCGGGCCTAGCGCTCCAGCTGCAGCGGTCGGCTGTCTTCGAGCGCGTGCTCAGCGCCGTGGAGGCCTATGCTGCGCCCGCCGCACCCGCCACGCCGGGCCCGCGCGTCGTCCTCCACTGCCCAGCGTTGCGTGCCGCCCCCTGCGCGCTCCGCATGAGCCAGCTGCGGGTGATACTCGTGGCCGATCACCTGGCGCGAGCTCTGCATGCTCACGG GGTGAGTGTGTGCCTAGTGCCCGCTGTGCGGGATCCGCACATGTCGACCTTCCTGCAGCAGCTGTGGGTGGACTGGCCTGCTACCTCGGAGCGAGCCGAGACCGAATCCTTGAGGATCCGCGCACTGGCAGAGCTTAGCCCTGCCGGTGACAGGGGAGCCCTGCCGCCTGGCGTTCTGGGCAGTGTGTGCTTGAAGGATCTGTTGGAAGAACGGGGACACGCAGCTGGCTATGACCCCAATCTGGACAACTGTCTGG TGACTGAGGATTTGCTCTCCGTGCTGGCTGAGCTGAGGGCAGCACTGCTGCACTGGCCTGAG GCCGTGGCCCCACGTGCGGGTGCCGACAGCTGCATGGTGGTACATGTGGTGAGCTGCCAGGAGGAGTTCCAGCAACAAAAGTTGGACCTGCTTTGGTGGAAGTTGGACGATCAGGCTCCTCTCATACAG AAGCACCTGGTCTGTGGCTCAGTGAAAGTAGCTGGTGCACCCGGCACCCTGACTGCCCCCGAGTACTACGA GCTCCGGCACGTCCAGGTCTGCAAGGCCTCGGCACTGAAGTACAGCAGGGACCTGACAGAAG ACCCAGCCTGGACAGAAACCTTCAGGATTCTCTCTGTGGCGACCATCAAGTTTGAGATGCTCAGCACAGCCCCGCAGGGTCAG CTCGTCCTGGCCCTGGCAGACAGCAGCATTTCCACAAAGGGCACCAAGAGTGGCACGTTTGTCATGTATAATTGTGCCCGTCTGGCCACTCTCTTTGAGGGTTACAAGCACAGCATGGAACAAGGTCTGTACCCCCCTTTTCCACCTGTGAGCAGTCTGGATTTCTCACTGCTCCACGACGAG GGTGAGTGGCTGCTGCTGTTCAACAGTATCCTCCCCTTCCCAGCCGTGCTGAGCCAGGCAGCGGCCCTGGACGGCACTGCCGCAGGGCTGCACATCGCGGCGCGCACGGAGATG GTGTGCAAGTCCCTGGTGAAGCTCAGCATGGACTTCAGCTCCTACTACAACCGTGTACACATCCTAGGG GAGCCTCGGCCACACCTGTTCGGTCAAATGTTTGCCCGTCTGCAGCTTCTGCGGGCCGTGCGTGAAGTGCTCCACACTGGCCTGGCCATGCTAGGTCTCCCGCCGCTGAGCCACATCTAA